A portion of the Tunturibacter empetritectus genome contains these proteins:
- a CDS encoding helix-turn-helix domain-containing protein has product MSGPATLSRVPPWFRHTISRRAEWSFCTLEQSCFGPMHDPTPAVPFHHFGVRLDRTPLKMGWVMDGRQSNTGLSAGQVSIIPAGASAKAWWDRPVDFACLYFTPASLAAAAGGNVANAADFEIRPAIGVLSPTIVNLIQSIHADAVAGHPYGKLVGESIFISMASLLANDGRIVQDRKYRAGVGDKRVRRALEYIHSHLCEQMDLLSIAQASETSPFHLCRSFRNAVGNSIWQYVARERVRVAGGLMKDAALSLTQIATMAGFESYSSFAATFKASRGLSPSRFRESAAVDWKIASPSSFREDARSPEVVLDSR; this is encoded by the coding sequence ATGAGCGGGCCCGCCACACTGAGCCGCGTTCCGCCGTGGTTCCGGCACACGATCTCGCGGCGCGCCGAGTGGAGCTTTTGCACTCTGGAGCAGTCGTGCTTCGGCCCCATGCATGACCCGACGCCGGCAGTGCCGTTCCATCACTTCGGCGTGCGGCTTGATCGAACTCCGCTGAAGATGGGCTGGGTGATGGATGGACGGCAGAGCAACACCGGGCTGTCAGCGGGCCAGGTGTCGATCATCCCTGCCGGAGCGAGCGCGAAGGCATGGTGGGACCGGCCAGTCGATTTCGCTTGCCTCTACTTCACGCCGGCATCGCTCGCCGCAGCGGCTGGGGGCAACGTGGCCAACGCCGCAGACTTCGAGATACGGCCCGCCATCGGCGTACTGTCTCCTACAATCGTCAACCTCATCCAGTCCATCCATGCGGATGCGGTCGCCGGCCATCCTTATGGGAAGCTGGTGGGAGAGTCGATTTTCATCAGCATGGCTTCCTTACTGGCGAACGACGGGCGGATCGTGCAGGACCGTAAGTATCGCGCGGGCGTCGGCGACAAGAGGGTGCGCCGCGCGCTCGAATACATCCACTCCCATCTGTGCGAACAGATGGATTTGCTTTCGATCGCACAAGCTTCAGAGACCAGTCCGTTCCATCTCTGCCGTTCCTTCCGAAATGCGGTTGGTAATTCGATCTGGCAATATGTTGCGCGCGAACGTGTTCGCGTAGCGGGTGGATTGATGAAGGATGCAGCACTCAGCCTGACCCAGATTGCCACGATGGCGGGTTTTGAAAGCTACTCGTCGTTCGCTGCCACATTTAAGGCGAGCCGCGGTCTTTCGCCTTCGCGTTTTCGCGAGTCGGCGGCGGTCGACTGGAAAATCGCCAGTCCGAGTAGTTTCCGAGAAGATGCTAGGTCGCCTGAAGTCGTTTTAGACTCGCGCTAA
- a CDS encoding tyrosine-type recombinase/integrase, whose amino-acid sequence MLSTTSLPSVFTARPEAKTRIRDFFSSHIRNPNTRRAYREAVRQFSVFCAEHSIVDLAQVEPIHVAAFVELQLKTQSKPTVKLRLAALRMLFDWMVVGQVIPVNPAHAVRGPKHSQRRGKTPVLNVDEARALIDAIDITSLPGLRDRALIGLMVYTFARVGAAVSMKVEDFFVQGRRGWVRLHEKGGKEHEMPTHHNLDHYLEEYIEAAGIAEDRKGPLFRTTRGRSGELTGNSLLQSDVWRMIRRRALLAGIKTEISCHTFRATGITAYLKNGGKLEIAQQMAAHESARTTGLYDRRNDEISLDEVERIGI is encoded by the coding sequence ATGTTGAGCACTACTTCCCTGCCCTCCGTCTTTACGGCGCGTCCGGAGGCCAAAACGCGAATACGCGACTTCTTCAGCTCGCACATCCGCAATCCCAATACCCGACGCGCCTATCGGGAGGCGGTCCGGCAGTTCTCTGTTTTTTGCGCCGAGCATAGTATCGTGGATCTCGCTCAAGTGGAGCCTATCCACGTGGCGGCGTTTGTCGAACTGCAGTTGAAGACTCAATCCAAGCCGACGGTGAAGCTGCGGCTCGCCGCCCTGCGGATGCTATTCGATTGGATGGTGGTCGGCCAGGTTATTCCGGTAAATCCCGCCCACGCCGTCCGCGGGCCGAAGCACTCGCAACGCCGGGGCAAGACGCCTGTCCTCAATGTAGACGAAGCACGAGCCCTAATAGACGCAATCGATATCACTTCCCTTCCCGGGCTTAGGGATCGTGCCTTAATTGGTCTGATGGTTTACACGTTTGCCCGGGTGGGAGCTGCGGTTTCCATGAAAGTTGAAGACTTCTTTGTCCAGGGGCGACGCGGCTGGGTGAGGCTTCACGAAAAGGGGGGCAAGGAGCACGAGATGCCGACGCACCACAATCTTGACCATTATCTCGAGGAATACATCGAGGCGGCCGGCATCGCAGAGGATCGAAAAGGTCCACTCTTTCGCACTACGCGCGGCCGATCCGGCGAGCTGACCGGCAATTCCCTGCTCCAGTCCGATGTCTGGAGGATGATCCGTCGCCGGGCGCTCCTGGCCGGCATCAAGACGGAGATCAGCTGTCACACTTTCCGCGCCACAGGTATCACAGCCTACCTCAAGAACGGCGGAAAGCTGGAGATTGCGCAACAGATGGCAGCCCATGAATCAGCACGGACCACCGGGCTTTATGATCGGCGAAATGATGAGATCTCGCTCGATGAAGTTGAGCGCATCGGAATTTAG
- a CDS encoding HEAT repeat domain-containing protein codes for MRINALIFIGILVAGHRPPIAQAIQLTSNDQGISFADSLRSRGVGTSPSELGGALRNADPQVRALAAYKLAEDHDSEAAQKIEAALVIEKNLQTRIDFSSALWSLGDEVGRKQLVAICNDLSLPPKAITDAASHLHMMGQDGRCENGILTLIDRATESYQRLDLLPFLPTIYSGASQKTIDRIVAIAQGMLNDKSPAVRISASHVLAQVGSKSSATVIRDASMRETDPVVRSSLQQDLAVLRNN; via the coding sequence ATGAGAATCAATGCTTTAATTTTCATCGGTATCTTAGTAGCAGGGCATCGGCCGCCGATCGCTCAAGCTATACAGTTAACATCAAATGATCAAGGGATCTCGTTCGCCGATTCTTTGCGCTCTCGTGGAGTTGGTACATCTCCGTCAGAACTAGGCGGCGCTCTCCGCAACGCAGATCCGCAAGTAAGGGCGCTCGCGGCGTATAAACTCGCCGAGGATCACGATTCAGAGGCAGCACAGAAGATCGAAGCCGCGCTAGTGATAGAGAAGAACCTTCAAACGCGAATCGATTTCTCTTCAGCATTATGGAGCTTAGGCGATGAGGTCGGTCGCAAGCAATTGGTAGCGATCTGCAATGACTTATCGCTACCCCCTAAGGCTATAACTGATGCTGCCAGCCATCTTCATATGATGGGACAGGACGGCAGATGTGAAAACGGTATTTTAACTCTCATTGACCGCGCAACAGAATCTTATCAACGCCTAGACCTGCTGCCTTTTCTCCCCACTATATACAGCGGAGCTTCGCAGAAAACTATTGACCGGATAGTCGCTATTGCTCAAGGCATGTTGAATGACAAATCACCAGCTGTACGAATTTCAGCGAGCCACGTATTGGCGCAAGTTGGGTCGAAGTCGTCGGCTACCGTTATTCGTGATGCAAGCATGCGTGAAACTGACCCGGTTGTGCGATCTAGTCTTCAACAGGATTTGGCGGTCTTAAGAAATAACTAA
- a CDS encoding Ig-like domain-containing protein produces MGRRSLFVVFLVLNVFNFSRAQDKTANPDEIPTLDPPMASREVGGSYWHIDGNFESVLHIKNVLETSELTVTPVLWMADGTEYDLAPIPLQKAESVSINIAHAIADAPSSITRHASLFGSAGIRYSWNWRDAAIAHVSTTDEINSLTYITHASAAIAPNPDLTNIANRNNVIEGMWWLHTKNVVPFVTFVNTSKVDISAHILILSGNGDSAKSDDTVVAAGETQIVKLDRLIRALSVQSDVGGVQVSYTGKPGTLVVEGGQEDFDAGYSSSIPLMTLEYRRVRKMISPKAVTFAAVGVQVGVPEARMQFPQDTTFLPYSYVRNLSSASMRLHLSANYTSAGIHKVDLGSVLVGGGQTLRLDLQHRFLGTPLAEFSGEINLMFDFDGNAEDLIVEAGSTAKDATFVFNVDPALIAPETGKIFCDWEVGHGTDTMFSFWNSGTTAEDSELILFFRRGSYRLPIHLEPNESRAINLASLINSKVADADGHTIPNNVMEGSARLTNSKGRRTVMGTKAHVSIFNVETATCKEPCEDCDNVVSAILTPPAGNVSVGATLGYVVTAKMKNGETFNANGSTTFSSSNTGIATIASGGTASGINVGSSTISARDEDTGNPSWAPGSLCNFPIPSCPVFIATPTAPINVQQCPSSVSVGPITTMSLAAAVPTWLTGIGIVVGMQVPSNPNSNGTPIGESLTTTSNSCPASFGNICTGSSTFFVGTGATMINGQSFAAVPNQFYDQHYSVSSASELDQNGIASCSVACHQTYTCNGTSIGTFTITRQFTKGVVGPYAVTNVGVTKTAP; encoded by the coding sequence GTGGGACGTCGTTCACTTTTCGTCGTTTTCCTTGTTTTGAATGTATTCAATTTTTCGCGAGCCCAAGATAAGACCGCAAACCCAGACGAAATTCCTACGTTAGACCCACCAATGGCCAGCCGCGAGGTCGGTGGCAGTTATTGGCACATCGACGGCAATTTCGAGTCAGTTCTTCATATAAAAAACGTTCTGGAAACATCTGAACTGACCGTAACGCCAGTCCTCTGGATGGCAGACGGAACTGAGTATGATTTAGCTCCGATTCCATTACAAAAGGCCGAGTCGGTCAGCATAAATATAGCTCATGCCATTGCTGACGCTCCGTCCTCGATCACCCGACATGCCTCCCTATTTGGCAGCGCTGGGATCCGCTATTCGTGGAATTGGAGAGATGCAGCCATTGCCCACGTCTCGACCACTGATGAAATCAATAGTCTTACTTACATCACTCATGCGTCTGCTGCCATCGCTCCCAATCCCGATCTAACGAACATAGCAAACCGTAACAACGTAATTGAGGGAATGTGGTGGTTACATACTAAAAACGTCGTACCTTTTGTCACTTTCGTTAACACCTCGAAAGTAGACATTTCGGCACATATTTTGATCTTAAGCGGAAACGGCGATTCAGCTAAGTCAGATGACACCGTTGTCGCGGCGGGTGAGACGCAGATCGTCAAACTTGACCGACTCATTCGAGCACTTTCGGTTCAATCGGACGTTGGAGGCGTTCAAGTGTCTTACACCGGCAAACCCGGCACTCTCGTAGTTGAGGGGGGACAAGAGGACTTTGATGCGGGGTATTCCTCTTCAATACCGCTTATGACGCTGGAATATCGGCGGGTGAGAAAGATGATCTCTCCAAAAGCGGTCACATTCGCGGCGGTGGGAGTGCAAGTTGGAGTTCCTGAGGCCAGAATGCAGTTCCCCCAGGACACAACATTCCTTCCTTACTCATACGTTAGAAACTTGTCGAGCGCTTCGATGAGGCTTCACCTGAGCGCGAATTACACTTCCGCTGGAATCCATAAAGTGGACCTCGGTTCGGTTCTTGTCGGAGGAGGACAGACTCTCAGGCTTGATCTGCAGCATCGATTCTTGGGAACTCCGCTTGCTGAATTTTCAGGTGAAATAAATCTGATGTTCGACTTCGACGGAAATGCTGAAGATCTCATCGTCGAAGCGGGAAGCACAGCAAAAGACGCAACGTTCGTTTTCAATGTGGATCCAGCGCTTATTGCTCCGGAAACTGGCAAGATATTCTGCGACTGGGAAGTCGGTCATGGAACAGATACCATGTTTTCTTTTTGGAATAGTGGAACAACTGCGGAAGATTCAGAGCTTATCTTGTTCTTCAGACGTGGCTCCTACCGGTTGCCGATTCATTTAGAGCCAAATGAATCAAGGGCCATCAATCTGGCCTCTCTGATTAACAGCAAAGTTGCTGACGCGGATGGTCATACGATTCCGAATAATGTAATGGAAGGCAGTGCGCGGCTTACAAATTCCAAAGGGCGCCGGACGGTGATGGGTACGAAAGCGCACGTTTCGATCTTCAATGTGGAAACGGCGACTTGCAAGGAGCCATGTGAGGACTGTGACAATGTAGTTTCAGCGATCTTGACGCCTCCAGCTGGGAACGTCTCCGTAGGTGCGACCCTTGGGTACGTTGTCACCGCGAAGATGAAAAACGGGGAAACGTTCAATGCCAATGGCAGTACGACATTCTCCAGCTCGAACACAGGCATAGCAACGATTGCAAGCGGTGGAACTGCTTCAGGAATTAATGTCGGTTCATCTACCATATCCGCGAGAGACGAGGATACGGGAAACCCGTCATGGGCGCCTGGATCACTCTGTAACTTTCCAATACCAAGTTGCCCAGTATTTATTGCTACGCCAACTGCGCCGATCAATGTGCAGCAGTGTCCATCGAGCGTTTCGGTTGGCCCAATTACTACGATGTCTTTAGCTGCTGCAGTTCCAACGTGGCTGACAGGAATTGGCATTGTTGTTGGGATGCAAGTGCCTTCAAATCCAAACAGCAACGGTACACCAATTGGGGAGTCGCTAACTACGACATCAAATTCCTGTCCCGCAAGCTTTGGCAATATATGCACAGGGTCTTCAACTTTTTTCGTTGGTACTGGTGCAACCATGATTAATGGTCAATCATTTGCGGCGGTCCCTAACCAATTCTATGATCAGCACTATAGCGTTAGTAGTGCAAGCGAACTCGATCAAAACGGAATAGCAAGTTGTTCTGTTGCCTGTCATCAAACATATACGTGTAATGGGACATCAATCGGCACCTTTACGATCACCCGCCAGTTCACCAAAGGGGTTGTTGGACCATACGCGGTAACGAACGTTGGAGTGACCAAAACTGCCCCGTAG
- a CDS encoding ParA family protein: MALIIGMVSQKGGVGKSTLSRLVAREYALAGWTVKIADLDVSQGTSFNWQSRRLQAGIEPVVPVERFGTVEQALKIGSHYDLLILDGPPHSTAGTLKIATASLLTILPTGLSLDDLEPSVLLAHELRKREITAPKIAFALSRVGDSESEIAEARDYITQAGYRVLAGSLPEKTAYRRASDEGRSLTETRFPSLNRRSDELAQGIVDLITTMQKGKAA; encoded by the coding sequence ATGGCTCTAATCATTGGGATGGTTTCGCAAAAAGGAGGGGTCGGCAAAAGCACCCTCTCCCGACTCGTTGCTCGCGAGTATGCGCTGGCTGGTTGGACCGTCAAAATCGCTGACCTCGACGTTTCTCAAGGCACGAGCTTTAACTGGCAGTCTCGACGGTTACAAGCCGGTATCGAACCCGTGGTTCCGGTTGAGCGTTTTGGAACCGTCGAACAGGCGTTAAAGATTGGCAGCCATTACGACCTGCTGATTCTGGACGGCCCGCCACACTCCACGGCAGGTACTCTAAAGATTGCCACTGCGTCGTTACTCACTATCCTTCCTACCGGTCTCTCGCTGGACGATTTGGAACCGTCTGTCTTGCTCGCTCATGAGCTGCGAAAAAGAGAAATTACGGCTCCTAAAATCGCCTTCGCTCTTTCTCGGGTTGGCGACAGTGAATCCGAGATTGCGGAAGCACGAGACTACATTACTCAGGCCGGATATCGCGTGTTGGCCGGAAGTTTACCGGAAAAGACCGCTTACCGCCGAGCTTCGGACGAGGGCCGGTCGCTTACCGAGACCCGGTTTCCCTCGCTCAACCGGCGAAGTGACGAGTTAGCGCAGGGAATCGTTGACCTCATCACGACAATGCAGAAGGGAAAGGCAGCTTAG
- a CDS encoding replication protein RepA, which produces MTDTHLNKLLDAAVEIRQNPDAVERAYMARQLVQCTLPHSDPGDVPLWKRTNGNLTLVIDPFKDRKTGKALYPYGTIPRLLLFWIVTEATQNKSRHIRLGNSLDAFIRAVGLSPRTGGGKRSDAKRLTSQIERLVRASISFESELETHRAWVDMKIASRAEFWFDPARTNQDNLWDSWIKLGEEFYEAITAAPVPVDVRALRALKRSPLALDLYAWLTYTTFTASRKGKSRTVPWEGLHAQMGAEYSEVRDFKKKVIVTLRKVQLAYPAMKVESTKAGLIIHPSRTAIPPTKFKPLQSLQ; this is translated from the coding sequence ATGACTGATACGCATCTCAACAAGCTGCTCGACGCAGCCGTGGAGATCCGACAGAACCCTGACGCAGTGGAACGAGCGTACATGGCGCGTCAGCTTGTGCAGTGCACCTTACCCCACAGTGATCCCGGAGACGTTCCCCTCTGGAAGCGAACAAACGGCAACCTTACCCTAGTCATTGATCCCTTCAAGGATCGGAAGACTGGCAAAGCGCTCTACCCTTACGGGACCATCCCGAGGTTGCTACTCTTCTGGATCGTCACGGAGGCCACCCAGAATAAAAGTCGTCATATCAGGCTGGGGAATAGCCTCGATGCCTTCATTCGAGCGGTGGGACTTAGCCCAAGGACTGGGGGAGGGAAGCGAAGCGATGCAAAACGGCTAACATCTCAGATCGAGCGTCTTGTTCGTGCCTCAATTAGCTTTGAAAGTGAACTGGAGACTCATCGGGCTTGGGTCGATATGAAGATTGCCTCCCGTGCCGAGTTTTGGTTCGACCCTGCTCGTACCAACCAAGACAACCTGTGGGATAGCTGGATAAAGCTCGGCGAGGAGTTTTACGAAGCAATTACTGCGGCACCTGTACCAGTCGACGTCAGAGCCCTCCGAGCCCTCAAGCGATCTCCTCTGGCACTCGACCTTTACGCCTGGTTGACCTATACGACGTTTACAGCCTCTCGAAAAGGGAAGAGTAGAACCGTTCCCTGGGAGGGTCTCCATGCGCAGATGGGAGCCGAATACAGTGAAGTGCGGGACTTCAAAAAGAAGGTTATCGTCACTTTGAGGAAAGTGCAGCTCGCCTATCCAGCGATGAAAGTCGAAAGCACAAAGGCCGGCCTCATAATCCATCCTTCCAGGACTGCTATTCCTCCCACAAAGTTCAAGCCGCTCCAAAGTCTTCAATAG
- a CDS encoding BrnT family toxin, with protein MLDGQGFVWDSDKASRNASQHGVSFEQAREAFLDPLARYEDASPQEEARQACIGLTIEYRLLYVVHVIREGDVLRLISARLAEPAERRRYEND; from the coding sequence ATGCTGGACGGGCAAGGCTTTGTCTGGGATAGCGACAAAGCTTCCCGCAATGCCTCACAGCATGGCGTTAGTTTCGAGCAGGCCCGAGAGGCTTTCCTTGACCCTCTGGCTCGCTACGAGGACGCCAGCCCTCAGGAAGAGGCACGACAGGCATGCATCGGCCTGACGATCGAGTACCGGCTGCTCTATGTCGTCCATGTAATCCGAGAAGGTGATGTGCTCCGCCTCATCTCCGCACGTCTTGCGGAACCGGCGGAAAGGAGACGCTATGAAAATGACTGA
- a CDS encoding MarR family winged helix-turn-helix transcriptional regulator, producing MTQKQVSTSKPVLALEEETGRFLAAWMHVRQVVQAANFNRFHRAGLSATQFMILNVISDEGLNLTQLARKLNLSPASLKITVDSLEDRGLVLRRKSDKDARKVDILNTKEGTRLKNTASGEFHRFMAELFTAMSGTERQGLLTGLERMVDLSPLQNGDNLQELTTPHADAAPQAKRSSRRSVAG from the coding sequence GTGACCCAGAAACAGGTAAGTACCAGTAAACCGGTATTAGCTCTCGAAGAAGAGACTGGCCGATTTCTAGCTGCCTGGATGCACGTCCGCCAGGTGGTGCAGGCTGCCAACTTTAACCGTTTTCATCGTGCTGGGCTGAGCGCGACTCAGTTCATGATCTTGAACGTCATTTCGGACGAAGGGTTAAACCTTACGCAACTTGCGCGAAAGCTAAACCTTAGCCCTGCCTCGCTGAAGATTACTGTCGATTCGCTGGAAGATCGAGGCTTGGTCCTGCGGCGAAAAAGCGATAAGGATGCCCGTAAGGTGGACATCCTGAACACAAAAGAAGGAACGCGTCTCAAGAACACCGCTTCTGGTGAGTTCCATCGCTTCATGGCCGAACTGTTTACGGCGATGTCTGGAACCGAAAGACAAGGTCTACTAACCGGTCTGGAGCGGATGGTAGATCTTAGTCCGCTGCAGAACGGAGACAATTTGCAGGAGCTGACTACTCCCCATGCTGATGCCGCTCCTCAGGCGAAGCGTAGTTCTCGGCGATCTGTTGCGGGGTGA
- a CDS encoding MobA/MobL family protein has translation MAIVHVSFKSSSKAPPAAAHAQYIAREGQYQQRGGVELVESGNMPEFAQADPHAFWVAADAHERANGRTYTELQIALPRELNPTQREELAREATRELLGDRFAYTMAVHTPLAKDNIEQPHMHLMFSERAVDASTRGLAEDRFFKRNGAKKDPAWNDRNKPDEVREKWVEMMNGAMQKAGIELRVDARSWAEQGREDLAALVEEKTLRGDGPEALERLAHIAEQRQMRAELPAPHLDQAAAVQDLEKRAEQEVVRIEQRRDAEVSILDKLIEKARELAVEVKERTTEFARNVVDRVESFFGAGKQENLPFTASLKEQEQARSPSPPSEEQLEKSLAGLDQRIAMRESFDAQLAGLDKRMEAEARALQEKELSRSQEISPARPEKEIEIEHEHSRGFGIGR, from the coding sequence ATGGCGATCGTGCACGTCTCCTTCAAGTCGTCGAGCAAGGCACCGCCAGCGGCGGCGCACGCGCAGTACATCGCCCGCGAAGGCCAGTACCAGCAGCGCGGCGGCGTCGAGTTGGTCGAGTCCGGCAATATGCCGGAGTTCGCCCAGGCTGATCCTCATGCGTTCTGGGTAGCCGCCGACGCTCACGAGCGCGCCAATGGCCGCACGTATACGGAGCTGCAGATCGCTTTGCCGCGTGAGCTGAATCCGACGCAGCGCGAGGAGCTGGCGCGGGAGGCTACGCGTGAGCTGCTGGGCGACCGGTTCGCGTACACGATGGCCGTCCATACTCCACTCGCCAAAGACAATATCGAGCAGCCGCACATGCACCTGATGTTCTCCGAGCGGGCCGTCGATGCGTCGACGCGCGGGCTGGCCGAGGATCGTTTCTTTAAGCGCAATGGAGCGAAGAAAGACCCTGCGTGGAATGACCGGAACAAGCCCGATGAGGTTCGGGAGAAGTGGGTCGAGATGATGAACGGCGCGATGCAGAAGGCTGGCATCGAGCTTCGCGTCGATGCCCGTTCCTGGGCCGAACAGGGCCGCGAGGATCTCGCCGCGCTGGTGGAAGAGAAGACGCTGCGTGGGGATGGGCCGGAAGCACTGGAACGGCTTGCCCACATCGCCGAGCAGAGGCAGATGCGGGCGGAGTTGCCCGCGCCGCATCTTGACCAGGCGGCTGCTGTGCAGGATTTGGAGAAGCGGGCCGAGCAGGAGGTCGTGCGGATCGAGCAGCGGCGCGATGCCGAGGTCAGCATTCTCGACAAGCTGATCGAGAAGGCGCGGGAGTTGGCCGTCGAGGTCAAAGAGCGGACGACTGAATTCGCGCGAAACGTGGTGGATCGGGTCGAGTCGTTTTTCGGGGCGGGCAAGCAGGAGAATCTGCCTTTCACCGCATCCCTCAAGGAGCAGGAACAGGCCCGATCTCCGTCGCCTCCATCTGAGGAACAGTTGGAGAAGAGTCTGGCCGGGTTGGATCAGAGGATCGCCATGCGGGAGTCGTTCGATGCGCAGCTTGCCGGTCTCGATAAACGCATGGAGGCCGAGGCCAGGGCGCTTCAGGAAAAGGAACTCAGCCGGAGCCAGGAGATCTCGCCTGCGCGCCCTGAGAAAGAAATTGAAATTGAGCATGAGCATAGCCGTGGGTTTGGAATCGGGCGGTAG
- a CDS encoding nuclear transport factor 2 family protein, which produces MRSLITFVMLTFSLSPLVAQVDPVSEVMSVRAGIGPAMRAKDTAALEKIWSPQMKVNSPGNTIMDRSTVLQLLSKGSIRYSAFKDIVESSSVFDGLVILMGHEELTEAVGPDAGRPKIRRYTDVWQRNPEGAWMLIARQATYIATP; this is translated from the coding sequence ATGCGATCACTCATAACCTTCGTTATGCTCACGTTTTCTTTATCGCCACTCGTCGCGCAAGTTGATCCTGTTAGCGAAGTGATGTCGGTCCGGGCCGGAATCGGACCGGCCATGCGCGCAAAAGATACTGCCGCACTCGAAAAGATCTGGTCGCCGCAGATGAAGGTGAACAGTCCAGGAAACACCATCATGGATCGCAGCACTGTCCTCCAGCTTCTCAGCAAAGGCAGTATTAGATACAGCGCATTCAAAGACATTGTCGAATCAAGCTCAGTATTCGACGGCTTGGTCATCCTGATGGGACATGAGGAGCTGACGGAAGCAGTCGGTCCAGATGCGGGCAGACCGAAGATCCGCCGCTACACAGATGTATGGCAGCGAAATCCGGAAGGGGCTTGGATGCTGATCGCACGGCAAGCCACATACATCGCAACGCCATAA